In Sphingobacterium sp. SYP-B4668, the sequence CTGTAAATCCATTAAAACCTCCTTGAATACCTTGGATGTAATCCGCAGCACTTACAGCGCCCGATAGCGCCCCTCCAATCAAACCACCTAGTATTGCACAAAAAATAGCCACAATGACCAACGCAGGAATCATCGTAACCCCAGCTAGTACTTTAGGAAGAATGAGATAACCCGGAGTATTGATACCCATAATCTCTAAAGCATCAATCTGTTCGGTCACACGCATAGATCCGATTTGAGAAGAGATGGAAGACCCGACCTTCCCCATCAAGACCAATGCTGAAATCGTTGGTCCTAACTCCAATATATTGGAGTCCCTATTAATTTGGCCAATAATAGAGTTGGGAATCAAATCCGAAACCAGCTGAAACGCAATCTGCATCGTCATGACCGCTCCAATAAAAGTAGAAATAATAACTATCAAACCTAGCGAACCTAGGCCAATATCGGTCATAGCCAGCATAGTCTCTTTCCAATAAATTTTCCCCTTTTCTGGTTTCTTAAATACGGCCTTTAATAGTAAGATGTACTTCCCAATATGATAAATAAACATAAATGTGCTTGAATGACTGACTTTCTATATAAACAGCATAATGCTGGATTAGTTTAGGGATTCCCCTACTTATCTCAAATTAATTAAACGAATATAGACATAATCCTACAAAAACAGGTATCCCTTCAAATGCCATGATGCCTATTACAAATTACGCACTTTACCGATAAAAAAAAGAGATTCACCGATTTTTTGATTCGAATAACCTAAATACTCTATTTTTTTCACCATCTTCACTTTACTTTTGAATCAATCAGCTAATTGAAATAGGAAGTAAAGCACTAAACATATGAACAATAGAAAAATAACCTCTGGACTTATTTTCCTTTTTGTAGGAATAGTACTCTTGTTAGATGTATTAGATATCGTGGAGTTCAACTGGGTTGAAATTATAAAGTACTGGCCACTACTCATTATTCTAGGTGGCATTAATATGCTCATGCCTAATAGCGAATTCGGACATATCGCCAAACTAGGTTTTACATGTATTCTGCTTGGATTTTTAGCCTATGTCGGTTTTGTCACACCCAAACAAGATCTTCTATCCCGATTCTTAAGAGGTTCAAATATCCATATTAGCACCAATGATGATGATAGCATTGCTGATAGTAATTATAGTCATAGTCTCTCGGTGCCTTTGCCAGATACCCTGACCTATGCTTCGGCCAATTTCGACATGGGTACCACCAACCTGCATCTATCCGACGTTGCCAGCACTGTGTTATTTGAAGCAAAGAACACTTCCAATTCATACTTTATGGAATTGTCATCCAATACTTCTAAACAAGGTATACCACACGTCAACCTCAATGGAGAGAAAAAAAACGAAGGAAAAAGCAAAAACAACAAAACGCTCATCAAGCTCAATAAAGAGGTCGTATGGGATTTAAACTTTGATATAGGTGCATCCGAAGTAAACTTTGACCTATCTCCATTCAAGGTACGCCATATAAATTTCGATACAGGTGTCAGCTCAGTAAAATTAAAACTCGGCATGCCCGTAAGTCACTCACAGGTCAATATAGATGCAGGAGCCTCTTCTTTAGAAATCCTCGTCCCCAAAAATGCAGCATGTCGCATTGTATCTGACGGAGGCCTATCGACCATCTCTATGGATGCCGGATTTCTAAATAAAACCGATGGTATTCGCGAGACAGCAAATTATCCCAACGCGGCTGAAAAATTTGATTTTGCTATTGACGGAGGAGTTACATCTATTAAAATCAAGCAATACTAAATCTACTATGTTTTTATTGTATAATCCATAACTTTGCACTAGATATGGATACAAACAATTTATTGACTTTGCCAGGAGGCTATTGTAATTCAAAAAAAGAATATAGCCGGTGGTTGACCAGAGAAGTAAAAATTGGCGATATACCTATGGGTGGTCACAATCCCATTCGTATACAAAGTATGACCACAATCGATACAATGGACACCATAGGATCGGTTGAACAAACTATACGTATGGTGGATGCAGGATGTGACTATGTGCGAATTACTGCCCCGAGCATTAAAGAATCTGAAAATTTAGCAAATATAAAGAAAGAGTTGAAGGCCAGAGGCTATCAAGTACCATTGGTAGCCGATATTCACTTCACACCCAATGCAGCAGAAGTTGCTGCAAGGATTGTTGAAAAAGTAAGAATAAACCCAGGCAACTATGCCGACAAAAAGAAATTTGATCTGCTAACTTATTCCGATGGCGAATATCAAGCCGAACTAGATCGTATTTATAAAAAATTCGCTCCCTTGGTTAAGATTTGTAAGGAATATGGTACAGCTATGCGAATTGGGACCAATCATGGGTCACTTTCAGACCGAATTATGAGTCATTACGGAGACACTCCCGAAGGGATGGTAGAATCTGCATTGGAATTTATCCGTATCTGCGAAGATCTCAACTACTATAATCTTGTCATCTCGATGAAATCGAGTAATCCACAAGTTATGGTCCAAGCTTATCGGCTATTAGTACAAAAGATGGTTCTCGAGAATATGAATTATCCACTTCACCTCGGCGTCACAGAGGCGGGTGATGGCGAAGACGGGCGAATCAAATCCGCGGTGGGCATCGGCACGCTCCTTGAAGATGGACTCGGCGATACTGTAAGAGTATCTTTGACAGAGGAGCCGGAGAAAGAAGCCCCTGTGGCGATTGCTTTGGTCAATCGATATCGAAACAGAGCGCAGACCTTTCACCAACAAGTCCCTCCCCCCATCTTTCAGTTCAACAGCTTACAGAATGATGTAATACCTTATCACTCCAAGGAAACTAACACGTTCATTGGAGGATCTCTAGTTCCTCGAGTAGCCGTAGACCTATCTACTAGTAATCTAAAAGACCCAAATATCCTGACATCCGTTGGATACAAATATGACGTCTTGAATGACAAGTATCACATGGGTGAGCAATCTGTAGATTTTGTTTTCTTAGGCGACCAGCTTCCCTCATTCAATATGCCAGGCAATCTCAAACAGCTTTATAATTATCACACTTGGCAAGGAATCTCTAACCCCTCGAATATACATCCCGTATTTGAACTCGAAGAATTTATATCTGCAGCTCGAAAAGACTCGGCACTAAATCTAATCAATATCAAGAATGAAGACCTTCAAACCGATACCTTCGGACAGTTGCCTCTAGACCACACCATTGTTTTCATTTTACAAACCGATCATATACACGGAATGGCCGAGCAGCGCCAGTTTTTTTTAAATCTTCAAGAGA encodes:
- a CDS encoding LiaF transmembrane domain-containing protein yields the protein MNNRKITSGLIFLFVGIVLLLDVLDIVEFNWVEIIKYWPLLIILGGINMLMPNSEFGHIAKLGFTCILLGFLAYVGFVTPKQDLLSRFLRGSNIHISTNDDDSIADSNYSHSLSVPLPDTLTYASANFDMGTTNLHLSDVASTVLFEAKNTSNSYFMELSSNTSKQGIPHVNLNGEKKNEGKSKNNKTLIKLNKEVVWDLNFDIGASEVNFDLSPFKVRHINFDTGVSSVKLKLGMPVSHSQVNIDAGASSLEILVPKNAACRIVSDGGLSTISMDAGFLNKTDGIRETANYPNAAEKFDFAIDGGVTSIKIKQY
- a CDS encoding MlaE family ABC transporter permease; its protein translation is MFIYHIGKYILLLKAVFKKPEKGKIYWKETMLAMTDIGLGSLGLIVIISTFIGAVMTMQIAFQLVSDLIPNSIIGQINRDSNILELGPTISALVLMGKVGSSISSQIGSMRVTEQIDALEIMGINTPGYLILPKVLAGVTMIPALVIVAIFCAILGGLIGGALSGAVSAADYIQGIQGGFNGFTVSVAMVKAVVFGFIITSVPAYKGFYVRGGALEVGEAGTQAVVIGCITILASDYLITAIML
- the ispG gene encoding (E)-4-hydroxy-3-methylbut-2-enyl-diphosphate synthase, whose product is MDTNNLLTLPGGYCNSKKEYSRWLTREVKIGDIPMGGHNPIRIQSMTTIDTMDTIGSVEQTIRMVDAGCDYVRITAPSIKESENLANIKKELKARGYQVPLVADIHFTPNAAEVAARIVEKVRINPGNYADKKKFDLLTYSDGEYQAELDRIYKKFAPLVKICKEYGTAMRIGTNHGSLSDRIMSHYGDTPEGMVESALEFIRICEDLNYYNLVISMKSSNPQVMVQAYRLLVQKMVLENMNYPLHLGVTEAGDGEDGRIKSAVGIGTLLEDGLGDTVRVSLTEEPEKEAPVAIALVNRYRNRAQTFHQQVPPPIFQFNSLQNDVIPYHSKETNTFIGGSLVPRVAVDLSTSNLKDPNILTSVGYKYDVLNDKYHMGEQSVDFVFLGDQLPSFNMPGNLKQLYNYHTWQGISNPSNIHPVFELEEFISAARKDSALNLINIKNEDLQTDTFGQLPLDHTIVFILQTDHIHGMAEQRQFFLNLQEIGIDCPVIIKRSYAKEEFSGPLGDIMNPEEPLSKIQLYAATDLGALLIDGLGSGVWIDSPATPIEKIVSVSFGILQATRSRISKTEYISCPSCGRTLFDLQETTHMIRSRTNHLKGLKIGIMGCIVNGPGEMADADYGYVGAGPDKITLYRGKEVVKKNVSSSKALDELIEIIKEDGRWIENTEIL